From a region of the Lactuca sativa cultivar Salinas chromosome 4, Lsat_Salinas_v11, whole genome shotgun sequence genome:
- the LOC111878568 gene encoding WRKY transcription factor 22 codes for MDADWDLHAVVRGCYSAVSSSSSTTTTAAATLNWPVDAYNQQKPTFYGENLMGFSSDLFQPRNENSIEQFLNNLYNPLHFSNLQKPPPSPQNFPISPLSVLGGLPDPPYHHYHHHQQEKQFQGKQQSLSITRCTNSHAQGTTKFKKRKNQIKKVCQVPAEGSSSDLWSWRKYGQKPIKGSPYPRGYYRCSTSKGCMARKQVERNRSDPGMLIITYTGEHSHPTPTQRNSLAGSSRNKPTTSSDDDNINKHTPTSPVSPTMEKMEEIERDDTDDDNNFDAAGVVIDDDIFDGLDELIGPATGDSFSTSKTGAPFRGCQITWPPQPPPLPAGVDF; via the exons ATGGATGCTGATTGGGACCTTCACGCGGTGGTCAGAGGCTGTTACTCCGCCGTCTCCTCCTCCtcttccaccaccaccaccgccgccgccaCTCTAAATTGGCCTGTGGATGCTTACAATCAACAAAAGCCAACTTTTTACGGTGAAAATCTCATGGGGTTTTCCTCAGATCTATTTCAACCAAGAAATGAGAACAGTATCGAACAGTTCTTGAATAATCTTTACAACCCCCTCCACTTTTCAAATCTACAAAAACCACCTCCGTCTCCTCAGAACTTCCCAATCTCACCCCTTTCTGTTCTTGGAGGACTTCCAGATCCACcataccaccactaccaccaccaccagcaAGAGAAACAGTTTCAGGGAAAGCAACAATCTTTAAGCATAACTAGATGTACAAATTCTCATGCACAGGGTACAACAAAGTTCAAGAAAag GAAAAATCAGATTAAAAAGGTTTGCCAAGTGCCTGCTGAAGGATCATCTTCTGATTTGTGGTCTTGGAGAAAATATGGTCAAAAACCCATCAAAGGCTCTCCATATCCAAG AGGATATTATAGATGTAGCACTTCAAAAGGCTGTATGGCCCGAAAACAAGTTGAGCGGAATAGATCCGACCCGGGTATGTTGATCATCACGTATACCGGCGAACACAGCCACCCAACGCCGACTCAACGGAACTCTTTAGCCGGCAGCTCCCGCAACAAACCCACCACCTCCAGCGACGATGACAACATAAACAAACATACACCCACTTCGCCGGTTTCTCCCACGATGGAGAAGATGGAAGAAATTGAGAGAGATGACACCGACGACGATAACAACTTCGACGCCGCCGGCGTGGTCATCGATGATGATATATTTGACGGATTAGATGAGCTGATCGGCCCGGCCACCGGAGACAGCTTTTCCACGTCAAAGACGGGTGCGCCTTTTCGTGGTTGTCAAATAACGTGGCCTCCACAACCACCACCGTTGCCGGCGGGGGTTGACTTTTGA
- the LOC128133429 gene encoding uncharacterized protein LOC128133429: MRHVDENIPGVFFLDGPGGTENTFLYKVLLANIRAYGLIALATPTSGVATNKMPRGRTTHSRFRIPPNIDITRYARSQNKELSFAMTINKAQGQTIPNVGVYLPESVFSHGQLYVALSRGISRVNTKVLVKPEKTFDSDGIYISNDLYKEVLRD, from the exons ATGAGGCATGTGGATGAAAATATTCCGGGCGTGTTCTTCTTAGATGGTCCCGGTGGAActgaaaatacatttttgtacAAAGTTTTGTTGGCCAATATTCGTGCCTATGGTCTTATTGCACTTGCAACACCCACGTCAGGTGTTGCAACTAATAAAATGCCAAGAGGGAGAACAACTCATTCACGATTTAGAATTCCCCCCAATATTGATATAACTCGATATGCAAGATCACAAAACAAAGAG CTTAGTTTCGCTATGACAATCAATAAAGCTCAAGGGCAAACAATTCCAAATGTAGGTGTCTATCTACCAGAATCGGTATTCTCACATGGCCAACTTTATGTGGCATTGTCCAGAGGAATATCACGTGTCAATACCAAGGTATTAGTAAAGCCGGAAAAAACATTTGATAGTGATGGAATCTACATATCAAACGATTTGTACAAAGAAGTTTTACGTGATTAA